In Eucalyptus grandis isolate ANBG69807.140 chromosome 4, ASM1654582v1, whole genome shotgun sequence, the following proteins share a genomic window:
- the LOC120292796 gene encoding cysteine-rich receptor-like protein kinase 25, whose translation MEWKEQTAPIHHNTPTQTQQNREKKMAMTRFLLPFMLSFFILKATESTFTMSLHYCSNSTTFSPNSTYHANLNLVLDDLVRDADADTDDGFNFTSSKASSSNVVYGSFMCRGNVPKKECADCVRNASIRITELCQMTKVSFLWYDQCMLRYSDRNFTRKMELEPQLNGYNEENIEQPDEFMKLLNETTDHVAKEVAQHPPKMYGHREAKFHREKTLYTFAQCVPYISKTDCWECLRNATSSLLSLPKGKIGGRVLLPSCFVRFEIYPFYGSSLKGKVEPHS comes from the coding sequence ATGGAATGGAAAGAACAAACCGCACCTATACATCATAACACACCCACACAGACAcaacaaaatagagagaaaaagatgGCAATGACACGTTTTCTACTCCCTTTCATGCTCAGCTTTTTCATCCTCAAAGCTACTGAATCCACCTTCACCATGAGCTTACATTACTGCTCAAACTCAACCACCTTCTCTCCCAATAGCACCTACCACGCCAACCTCAACCTTGTTCTCGATGATCTCGTCAGAGACGCGGACGCTGACACTGATGATGGGTTCAACTTCACTTCAAGCAAAGCCAGCTCGAGCAACGTCGTCTACGGCAGCTTTATGTGCAGAGGCAATGTCCCCAAGAAAGAGTGCGCGGATTGCGTCAGGAACGCGAGTATTCGAATAACCGAGCTATGCCAGATGACGAAAGTCTCCTTCCTGTGGTACGATCAGTGCATGCTGCGCTACTCAGACAGGAATTTCACCAGAAAAATGGAGCTGGAACCTCAGTTGAATGGATACAATGAAGAGAACATAGAACAGCCAGATGAATTCATGAAGCTACTGAACGAGACGACAGATCACGTGGCTAAAGAGGTTGCTCAGCATCCTCCTAAGATGTATGGCCATCGTGAAGCCAAATTTCATCGGGAGAAAACGCTGTACACATTCGCACAGTGTGTCCCTTATATTTCTAAAACCGATTGTTGGGAGTGCCTTCGCAACGCCACATCAAGCCTCTTAAGCCTCCCAAAGGGGAAAATCGGGGGCCGAGTGTTGCTTCCGAGTTGCTTTGTCAGGTTTGAGATTTACCCATTTTACGGGAGCAGCCTAAAAGGTAAGGTAGAACCTCATAGTTGA
- the LOC104442730 gene encoding cysteine-rich receptor-like protein kinase 4, whose translation MYIKLLTLTTNAGKVHFPLKISAAILTAAVGSTLLFCMIVWHLLRGRRMVLRGESESCIEEDPIVRRQISELHSLQFDLQTIEVATNNFSNDKKLGEGGFGPVYKGTLPSGQEIAAKRLSRSSGQGVEEFKTEVELVAKLQHRNLVRLLGFSMERDETILVYEYVPNGSLDNLLFDPELSGRLDWSTRYKVMVGVARGLLYLHEDSRLRIIHRDLKASNILLDVDMNPKISDFGMARIFSANQTEASTNRIVGTYGYMSPEYLMFGHFSVKSDVFSYGVLMLEIITGKKNSQFLALDCDGGLLGHVWKHWTSRSPSEVVDPALSNAYSVNEVIRCMHIGLLCVQDDTEDRPTMDSVVLMLNSESISIPMPQRPSFFFPNKKYKPAPCVLNLDQSTGKADQSSSKITPPWSPTDTGASLSSKT comes from the exons ATGTATATAAAACTATTAACTCTGACTACAAATGCAGGAAAAGTGCACTTTCCATTGAAAATATCTGCTGCAATCCTTACCGCAGCCGTAGGATCGACGCTACTTTTTTGCATGATTGTCTGGCATTTActacgaggaagaagaatggttCTAAGAGGGGAGAGTGAAAGTTGTATAGAAGAAGATCCGATTG TTAGGAGGCAAATTTCTGAACTCCACTCCCTGCAATTTGATCTGCAAACAATAGAAGTTGccacaaataatttctcaaaCGACAAGAAGTTAGGGGAAGGTGGATTTGGTCCAGTTTACAAG GGTACACTACCCAGTGGTCAAGAAATTGCAGCAAAGAGGCTATCTAGGAGCTCTGGACAAGGAGTCGAAGAATTTAAGACCGAGGTTGAATTAGTAGCCAAGCTTCAACACAGAAACCTAGTGAGGCTATTGGGATTCTCCATGGAAAGAGATGAAACGATACTAGTCTATGAATACGTGCCCAACGGGAGCCTCGACAACTTGTTATTTG ATCCCGAGCTCAGTGGACGCCTAGATTGGTCAACACGGTACAAGGTCATGGTAGGGGTGGCGCGCGGACTGCTATACCTTCATGAAGATTCTCGGCTTCGAATTATTCATCGCGATCTCAAAGCCAGCAACATTCTGCTAGATGTTGACATGAACCCAAAAATCTCAGATTTTGGTATGGCCCGGATCTTCAGTGCCAATCAAACTGAGGCAAGCACAAATAGGATTGTTGGAACATA TGGTTACATGTCTCCTGAGTATCTGATGTTTGGACACTTCTCAGTAAAATCTGACGTCTTCAGCTATGGTGTGCTAATGTTAGAGATTATTACTGGCAAAAAGAACAGCCAATTCTTAGCATTGGACTGTGATGGGGGCCTGTTAGGCCAT GTCTGGAAGCATTGGACCAGCAGATCGCCATCTGAAGTAGTGGACCCAGCTTTAAGCAATGCTTACTCCGTCAACGAAGTGATCAGATGCATGCACATTGGCCTGTTGTGCGTGCAAGACGACACAGAGGACCGACCTACCATGGATTCGGTCGTTCTCATGTTAAACAGTGAGTCTATTAGCATTCCAATGCCTCAGAgaccttcattcttcttccCAAATAAGAAGTACAAGCCGGCACCTTGTGTTCTGAACTTAGATCAATCTACTGGCAAAGCAGACCAATCTAGTAGCAAGATAACGCCGCCGTGGTCTCCAACCGACACTGGTGCCAGTCTATCTTCGAAGACGTAG